One genomic segment of Drosophila melanogaster chromosome 3R includes these proteins:
- the CG31523 gene encoding uncharacterized protein, isoform G, producing the protein MAIILQEAQKWYRDLMDNKSDPRVNDFFLLSSPLPTLCMCIFYAYFSKSLGPRLMAKRKPMELRSVLVVYNAIQTIFSAWIFYEYLMSGWWGHYSLKCQPVDYSTTGLAMRMVNICWWYYISKFTEFFDTLFFILRKKNEHVSTLHVIHHGCMPFSVWMGLKFAPGGHSTFFALLNSFVHIVMYFYYMIAAMGPKYQKYIWWKKYLTTFQMVQFVAIFTHQFQLLFRECDYPKGFMVWIGLHGVMFLFLFSDFYKAKYLNAARRRRQAVKANGYANGSASNGHSKHLGEGDALIANGCNTGACMPVMEDEYVKSKGQSNGAYKEGFFKEGVLSNNDAIFNPDSSSSSLHQRKVK; encoded by the exons ATGGCAATCATACTGCAAGAAGCCCAGAAGTGGTATCGGGACCTAATGGACAATAAAAGCG ATCCTCGCGTTAACGACTTCTTTCTGCTATCCTCGCCACTGCCCACACTTTGTATGTGCATATTCTATGCCTACTTCAGCAAATCCCTGGGGCCCAGGCTGATGGCCAAACGGAAACCGATGGAGTTGCGATCTGTTTTAGTTGTATACAACGCGATACAAACAATATTTAGCGCGTGGATCTTTTATGAG TACTTAATGAGCGGATGGTGGGGCCACTACAGCTTAAAGTGTCAGCCCGTTGACTATAGCACCACTGGCTTGGCCATGCGG ATGGTCAACATTTGCTGGTGGTACTACATATCTAAGTTCACCGAGTTCTTCGACACACTCTTCTTCATTCTGCGAAAAAAGAACGAGCACGTCTCCACACTACACGTCATCCATCACGGCTGCATGCCGTTCTCCGTCTGGATGGGTCTGAAGTTTGCGCcag GCGGTCATAGCACTTTCTTTGCCCTTCTCAACTCGTTTGTGCACATTGTAATGTATTTCTACTACATGATCGCCGCCATGGGTCCAAAGTACCAGAAGTACATCTGGTGGAAGAAGTACCTGACCACCTTCCAAATG GTTCAATTCGTGGCCATTTTCACCCACCAGTTCCAGCTTTTGTTCCGCGAATGTGATTACCCCAAGGGCTTCATGGTCTGGATCGGATTGCACGGCGTTATGTTCCTGTTCCTGTTCTCCGACTTTTACAAAGCGAAATATCTCAACGCAGCTCGACGTCGCCGGCAGGCGGTCAAGGCCAATGGCTATGCCAACGGCTCGGCTTCGAATGGGCACAGCAAGCATCTTGGAGAGGGTGACGCCCTGATTGCAAACGGTTGCAATACTGGGGCTTGCATG CCGGTGATGGAGGACGAGTACGTCAAAAGCAAGGGGCAATCGAATGGTGCCTACAAGGAGGGCTTCTTCAAGGAGGGCGTGTTATCCAACAACGATGCCATCTTCAACCCGGACAGCAGTAGTTCTAGTCTGCACCAGCGCAAAGTCAAATAA
- the sac gene encoding sterile affecting ciliogenesis, which produces MDPENLEVGQNYEGSQEFDESSTSSISNKGPDDSQFKREAEKAICIMPPRPGTTMMNYQELYIPRNQLTDVYYPIQEAQRWLTLMDKMGKAHRFPLPTILPKVIQTRYVPKRHLPKDVEVDRRRRQYQKINLVNELAKAGLTDDVLQPTEEQYNVMSEFAFPHKFPLSYFDDSNFDINSPAAWFELGVVGDAHYPLPAKAYLPYNQSLLNCQWGMAAVTAHHEDSDLWTLLSLEDGCTYTVPKLQFMFMAEDPHKYIKRLQAAVHERHKGEQLMLMELIVDCVLHEDIESTVFYSFKPIESVLQAAKVSEQCKRRLRSEVNLVFERLMALYELEQFILKMPKEFPQFRNINLKEFLPRSFAVDVSGKERLELQALGITMQEKRYDYLKASLFYCVGGIEAMAGVAIECQYIETLSIFICSFSKPLALVDFLQAQEAHSDNVATFLKVYWPQQLTTVITVVLRALGKGWLDISLNTWTVYLMCKISRFILQVKFRMQESMEVLLETSLMNFSHFVCDPCLQFLELKSNYKWTNNYIDTEFPFQKPVFAMTLGISEDRKVFYSTDPDEFQPGLVEIFKKCLEKSSGVRCIDGSVMSFLKFAPNLYILTVELIEDRFLRENELLKNCYAKAVLPLRAYARLYERFIDFYLLNVNTYMQAYAQAHKPSSEVKRDILENKRLKEELREILPAFITIGPFYINVDTMKQFMIKKRIEVVRRIFEYYVDRMYETNEVLLDRCLEMFRRIAERPISIEHLYEIRDFAQTVPDLVDELKADIQVMWLEYDLLDSFFYNLSDHQFAMKWNVYAWPHQIMVRLSTLKDEQKVDIEDFLRLHASECQAFEERLESLNDEVQAYSLAFNTNRAQETSVDIKKTWALIKELEKVSQTLQFRQELFELEPLSVEFLESIIASFTPYKNLWYGCANFLKLEDATLGNPIAQLDLEDVWNNLMRLRDELNESMKIFHEKVEIMDVAKTFIAKIDDFVPVYNSIKDIRNENWMYIHWQELSAITGQEIKYSVAMNYQYLIRKGILDVLPEVHIISEKANNEAEEIRRAIEEEERRKQAELNAMLLRKQLRKCRRDIL; this is translated from the coding sequence ATGGATCCGGAGAACTTAGAGGTGGGACAAAATTATGAAGGTTCCCAGGAATTCGATGAGAGCAGCACCAGCTCAATTAGCAACAAGGGCCCGGATGACAGTCAATTCAAGCGTGAGGCTGAGAAAGCTATTTGCATCATGCCGCCCCGACCGGGAACGACTATGATGAACTATCAGGAGCTATATATTCCGCGGAATCAGCTTACTGATGTATATTACCCCATTCAGGAGGCCCAACGATGGCTCACTCTGATGGACAAGATGGGCAAGGCACACCGTTTTCCGCTGCCCACGATCCTGCCGAAAGTGATCCAGACCCGCTACGTGCCAAAGCGGCATCTTCCAAAGGACGTCGAAGTGGATCGGAGGCGTCGTCAGTACCAGAAGATTAACTTGGTGAATGAGCTGGCCAAGGCGGGCCTCACTGACGACGTGCTGCAGCCCACCGAGGAGCAGTATAATGTAATGTCCGAGTTCGCCTTCCCACACAAGTTTCCCCTGAGCTACTTCGACGACAGCAACTTTGACATCAACTCTCCGGCGGCCTGGTTTGAGCTGGGAGTTGTCGGAGATGCGCACTACCCGCTTCCGGCGAAGGCGTACCTGCCTTACAACCAAAGCCTGCTGAACTGCCAGTGGGGCATGGCAGCTGTTACCGCGCACCACGAGGACTCCGACCTCTGGACGCTTCTATCGCTGGAGGACGGATGCACCTACACGGTACCCAAGCTTCAGTTCATGTTCATGGCTGAGGACCCGCACAAGTACATCAAGCGGCTGCAGGCCGCTGTTCACGAGCGGCACAAGGGGGAGCAGCTTATGTTGATGGAGCTGATCGTGGATTGTGTCCTGCACGAGGACATTGAGTCCACCGTGTTTTATAGCTTTAAGCCCATCGAATCGGTCCTGCAGGCGGCTAAGGTGTCTGAGCAGTGCAAAAGACGACTACGCTCCGAGGTGAACTTGGTGTTCGAGCGCCTAATGGCCCTATACGAGCTGGAGCAGTTTATCCTTAAGATGCCCAAGGAATTTCCCCAGTTTCGGAACATCAACCTCAAGGAATTTCTGCCCCGGTCTTTCGCCGTGGACGTCTCCGGGAAGGAGCGTCTTGAACTGCAGGCCCTTGGCATAACCATGCAGGAGAAGCGGTACGACTACCTGAAGGCCAGTCTGTTTTATTGCGTCGGTGGCATCGAGGCCATGGCCGGAGTGGCCATCGAGTGCCAGTACATCGAAACACTTTCGATCTTCATCTGCAGCTTTAGCAAGCCCCTGGCGCTAGTGGACTTCCTGCAAGCGCAGGAGGCGCATAGCGACAACGTGGCCACGTTTCTTAAAGTCTATTGGCCGCAACAGCTGACAACGGTCATCACCGTGGTCCTCCGAGCCCTGGGAAAGGGCTGGCTGGACATCTCCCTCAACACCTGGACGGTCTATCTCATGTGCAAGATCTCGCGGTTTATACTGCAGGTCAAGTTCCGTATGCAAGAGTCAATGGAGGTGCTGCTCGAGACGTCGCTGATGAACTTCTCGCATTTCGTTTGCGACCCCTGCCTGCAATTCCTTGAACTGAAGTCCAACTACAAGTGGACCAATAACTACATCGACACCGAGTTCCCCTTTCAAAAACCTGTATTCGCCATGACCCTTGGCATCAGCGAGGATCGCAAGGTGTTTTACTCCACTGACCCGGATGAGTTCCAGCCGGGGCTGGTCGAGATCTTTAAGAAGTGCCTGGAGAAATCGTCTGGAGTAAGATGCATTGATGGGTCTGTCATGAGTTTTTTGAAGTTCGCCCCTAACCTGTATATCCTGACGGTGGAGCTTATCGAGGATAGGTTCCTGAGGGAGAATGAGCTTCTGAAGAACTGCTACGCCAAGGCGGTGCTGCCTCTCAGGGCGTACGCCCGACTCTACGAGAGATTCATCGACTTTTACCTTCTCAATGTAAACACCTATATGCAGGCATATGCTCAAGCCCACAAGCCGTCCTCGGAGGTAAAGCGGGACATTCTGGAAAACAAGCGATTGAAGGAGGAACTGCGCGAAATCCTGCCTGCCTTTATTACTATTGGACCGTTTTACATAAACGTGGATACAATGAAGCAGTTCATGATAAAGAAGCGCATTGAAGTCGTGAGACGGATATTCGAGTACTATGTGGACCGAATGTATGAGACGAATGAGGTTTTGCTGGACCGTTGCCTGGAGATGTTCCGCAGAATCGCCGAGCGTCCGATTAGCATTGAACACCTGTACGAGATTCGCGACTTTGCGCAGACTGTTCCGGATTTAGTGGATGAGCTTAAGGCTGACATTCAGGTCATGTGGCTGGAGTACGACCTGCTGGATAGCTTCTTTTACAACCTGAGTGACCACCAGTTCGCCATGAAGTGGAACGTGTACGCATGGCCGCACCAGATAATGGTGCGATTATCGACATTGAAGGACGAGCAGAAGGTGGACATCGAGGACTTTCTCCGCCTGCACGCCAGCGAGTGCCAAGCGTTCGAGGAGCGTCTGGAGTCCCTCAACGACGAGGTGCAGGCCTACTCACTGGCGTTTAACACGAACCGCGCACAGGAGACGTCAGTGGACATTAAGAAGACGTGGGCTCTGATTAAGGAGCTCGAGAAGGTCAGCCAAACTCTGCAATTTCGGCAGGAGCTATTTGAGCTGGAGCCACTCTCTGTTGAGTTCCTGGAGAGCATAATCGCTAGCTTCACTCCCTACAAGAACCTGTGGTACGGCTGCGCCAACTTTCTGAAGCTCGAGGACGCTACCTTGGGCAACCCGATAGCGCAACTGGACTTGGAAGATGTGTGGAATAACTTGATGAGGCTTCGCGACGAACTCAACGagtcaatgaaaatatttcatgaAAAAGTCGAGATCATGGATGTGGCCAAAACGTTCATTGCAAAGATCGACGATTTCGTTCCAGTTTACAACAGCATTAAGGATATCCGAAATGAGAACTGGATGTACATTCACTGGCAAGAACTAAGCGCGATAACTGGCCAGGAGATTAAGTACTCAGTGGCGATGAACTATCAGTACCTCATTCGTAAGGGCATCTTGGACGTCCTGCCCGAAGTCCACATCATCTCGGAGAAGGCCAACAACGAGGCGGAGGAAATTCGGCGAGCCATCGAGGAAGAAGAGAGGCGAAAGCAGGCCGAATTGAATGCTATGTTGTTGCGCAAACAGCTCCGCAAGTGTCGCCGGGATATACTATAG